A window of Gouania willdenowi unplaced genomic scaffold, fGouWil2.1 scaffold_268_arrow_ctg1, whole genome shotgun sequence contains these coding sequences:
- the LOC114459130 gene encoding protein NLRC3-like — translation MTGAGLITFNVFVFQLLEDNIISFVKAELKHMHKIVDGDDPECSESQMEGEEEEQRRSREAFLNITLYFLKRMKQEELAERLQSRTKAHRYQRELKSKLKKKFQCVSEGVAKAGSPTLLKEIYTELYITEGGGGEVNQEHEVMQIETASRRSDTAERAITQEEFFKVPPGRPRPIRTVMTKGVAGIGKTLLTHKFTVDWAEDKAQQEVHYTFPLTFRELNVLRGRSFSLMGLVDHFFSGSKEAGICSFQDFPVLFILDGLDECRLSLDFISTQTLTDVSESTSVEVLLINLIRGELLPSALLWITTRPAAANQIPPEHVDMVTEVRGFNDPQKEEYFKKRSTNKETVSRIMSHISTCRSLHIMCHIPLFCWITATVLEDVLKSREEGELPRTLTQIYSHYVVLQNKVKMVKFDGGAATDPHWSPQNKEMIESLGKLAFEQLQKGKLIFYESDLTECGMDLRAASVCSGVFTQVFREESSLYQDKVFTFIHLSLQEFLAALHVHQTFISSEVNLLEHQPLKTEKTSMNLLHGGVEPDLILLHQSAVDKALQSPNGHLDLFLRFLLGFSLPTNQRLLQGLLTQTGSDSQTNQRTVKYIKKKLSESLSTERIINLFHCLNEVNDHSLLGEIQQSMRSGRLSTEELSPAQWSALVFILLSSQEHLDVFDLKSFSPSEEAFLKLLPVIKASKKAELSSCGLSERSCAALSSVLSSQSSSVKHLDLSNNDLQDSGVKLLCEGLNSPHCK, via the exons ATGACTGGAGCAGGCCTCatcacctttaatgtgtttgtgttccagctgctggaggacaacatcatcagctttgttaaggctgaactcaaacacatgcataagattgtggatggagatgatccagagtgctcagagagtcagatggagggtgaagaagaggagcagaggagaagcagggaggcctttctaaacatcacactgtatttcctgaagaggatgaagcaggaggagctggctgagcgtctgcagagca gaacaaaggCTCATCGATACCAACGTGAGCTGAAGTCCAAGCTGAAGAAGAagttccagtgtgtgtctgagggcgtggctaaagcaggaagtccaaccctcctgaaggagatctacacagagctctacatcacagagggagggggtggAGAGGTCAACCAGGAACACGAGGTCATGCAGATAGAAACAGCATCCAGGAGAtcagacacagcagaaagagccaTCACACAAGAAGAATTCTTTAAAGTTCCTCCTGGAAgacctcgaccaatcaggacagtgatgacaaagggcgtggctggcattgggaaaacactcttaacacacaagttcactgtggactgggctgaagacaaagcccagcaggaggtccactacacattcccactgaccttcagagagctgaacgtgctgagggggaggagcttcagcttgatgggacttgttgatcacttcttctctggaagcaaagaagcaggaatctgcagcttccaggacttcccggttttgttcatcttggatggtctggatgagtgtcGGCTCTCTCTGGACTTCATCAGCACTCAGACACTGACTGATGTCTCAGAGTCCACCTCAGTGGAGGTTCTGCTGATAaacctcatcagaggagaactgcttccatcagccctcctctggataaccacacggcctgcagcagccaatcagatccctcctgagcatgtggacatggtgacagaggtcagagggttCAATGACCCTCAGAAGGAGGAGTACTTCAAGAAGAGGTCCACAAATAAGGAGACGGTCAGCAGGATCATGTCCCACATCAGTACGTGTCgtagcctccacatcatgtgccacatcccgctcttctgctggatcactgctACAGTTCTGGAGGACGTGTTGAAGAGCAGAGAGGAGGGAGAGCTTCCCAGAACTCTGACTCAGATCTACAGCCACTATGTGGTCcttcagaacaaagtcaagaTGGTGAAATTTGATGGAGGAGCTGCCACAGATCCCCACTGGAGTCCACAGAACAAAGAGATGATAGAGTCTCtgggaaaactggcttttgagcagctgcagaaaggaaagCTGATCTTCTATGAGAGTGACCTGACAGAGTGTGGCATGGACCTCAGAGCTGCCTCAGTGTGCTCAGGAGTGTTCACACAGGTCTTCAGAGAGGAGAGCAGCCTGTACCAGGACAAGGTGTTCACCTTCATCCACCTGAGCCTTCAGGAGTTTCTGGCTGCTCTTCATGTCCATCAGACCTTCATCAGCTCTGAAGTCAACCTGCTGGAACATCAACCACTGAAGACGGAGAAGACCTCCATGAACCTTCTCCATGGTGGAGTTGAGCCTGACTTAATCCTTCTCCACCAGAGTGCGGTGGACAAAGCCTTACAGAGTCCAAACGGACACTTGGACTTGTTCCTCCGCTTCCTGCTGGGTTTTTCACTGCCGACAAATCAGAGGCTCCTACAAGGCCTgctgacacagacaggaagtgactcacagaccaatcagagaacagTTAAATACATCAAGAAGAAGCTGAGTGAGAGTTTGTCCACAGAGAGAATCATCAACCTGTTCCACTGTCTGAATGAAGTGAATGATCACTCTCTGCTGGGGGAGATCCAACAGTCCATGAGATCAGGACGTCTCTCTACAGAGGAactgtctcctgctcagtggtcagctctggtcttcatcttactgtcatcacaagaacatctggatgtctttgacctgaagagtttctctccttcagaggaaGCTTTTCTGAAACTGCTCCCAGTGATTAAAGCCTCCAAGAAAGCTGA GTTGAGTTCCTGcggtctctcagagagaagctgtgcagctctgtcctcagtcctcagctctcagtcctccagtgtgaaacatctggacctgagtaacaatgatctgcaggattcaggagtgaagctgctgtgtgaaggactgaatagtcctcactgtaaa